One segment of Triticum aestivum cultivar Chinese Spring chromosome 2A, IWGSC CS RefSeq v2.1, whole genome shotgun sequence DNA contains the following:
- the LOC123184757 gene encoding uncharacterized protein, with protein sequence MAKFLPPFFRPREKDDDDKSEERKYDPRCGMPREEFEWRQSRADTMDKRMPQVVEDLDVLLRRLRPHFADDPDALKKWEEYEKDVRYAFTHSLRGTLISPVCIPNSVACEQLMQRKAWSRTVAGRVSGGLEKLKQAATVPSPRNKRTIRVGAIVAGVAAAFALGLALGRTQLHGSRTNQMGT encoded by the exons ATGGCCAAGTTCCTCCCGCCGTTCTTCCGCCCCCGAGAAAAAG ATGATGATGATAAGAGCGAAGAACGG AAATATGACCCCCGGTGCGGCATGCCCAGAGAGGAGTTTGAATGGCGACAGTCCCGGGCCGACACGATGGACAAACGTATGCCCCAGGTGGTGGAGGACTTGGACGTCTTGCTGCGGAGGCTACGCCCCCACTTCGCCGACGATCCCGACGCCCTCAAGAAGTGGGAAGAGTATGAGAAAGATGTCCGTTATGCGTTTACGCATAGCCTCCGTGGCACCCTCATTTCGCCTGTGTGCATCCCG AACTCCGTTGCATGCGAGCagctgatgcagaggaaggcctggTCAAGGACCGTTGCTGGCAGGGTATCTGGGGGGCTGGAAAAGCTTAAACAGGCAGCCACAGTGCCTTCACCAAGGAACAAGAGAACAATTAGAGTCGGGGCAATCGTTGCCGGTGTCGCCGCCGCGTTTGCTCTCGGGCTTGCCCTCGGACGAACTCAACTCCATGGAAGCAGGACCAATCAAATGGGAACCTAG